A window of the Trichoplusia ni isolate ovarian cell line Hi5 chromosome 4, tn1, whole genome shotgun sequence genome harbors these coding sequences:
- the LOC113493029 gene encoding arrestin homolog isoform X3, with protein sequence MVYNFKVFKKCAPNGKITLYMAKRDFIDHISTVEPIDGVVLLDDEYVRGRKVFGQLVCTFRYGREEDEVMGLNFYKELFLASEQIYPPPEKRNYDLSRVQERLIKKLGDTAVPFRLSVPAGAPGSVTLQPGLEDDGEPCGVQYYVKIFVGDSEIDRSHRRSTVALGIRKVQYAPAKPGPQPCTVVRKDFVLSPGQLELELTLDKQLYIHGETVAVNMCVRNHSNKVVKKIKACIQQGVDVVLFQNGQYRNVVASIETQDGCPLQPGSSLQKVLHLTPSLSTNRDKRGIALDGQLKRSDTTLASTTLLLDPDQRDAFGIVVSYSAKVKLYLGAISGELVAELPFILMHPKVTRHTQKHFLESDK encoded by the exons ATGGTGTAcaattttaaagtgtttaagAAGTGCGCTCCTAATGGCAAAATTACCCTGTACATGGCCAAACGTGACTTCATCGACCATATATCTACCGTGGAGCCAATAG ACGGTGTGGTGCTGCTGGACGACGAGTATGTGCGCGGGCGCAAGGTGTTCGGGCAGCTGGTGTGCACGTTCCGCTACGGGCGCGAGGAGGATGAGGTCATGGGCCTTAACTTCTACAAGGAACTGTTCCTGGCTTCGGAGCAGATCTACCCGCCGCCCGAGAAGAGGAACTATGACCTGTCGCGAGTGCAG GAGCGCCTCATTAAGAAGCTGGGCGACACGGCGGTGCCGTTCCGGCTGTCGGTGCCGGCGGGCGCGCCCGGCTCCGTCACCCTGCAGCCCGGCCTCGAGGACGACGGCGAGCCCTGCGGCGTGCAGTACTATGTCAAGATCTTCGTCGGTGATTCTGAGATCGACCGCTCGCACCGCAG GAGTACGGTGGCGCTCGGCATCCGCAAGGTCCAGTACGCGCCGGCCAAGCCCGGGCCGCAGCCCTGCACCGTGGTGCGTAAGGACTTCGTGCTCTCCCCCGGACAGCTGGAATTGGAGCTCACGCTCGATAAGCAG CTGTACATCCACGGTGAGACGGTAGCGGTGAATATGTGCGTCCGCAACCACAGTAATAAGGTGGTGAAAAAGATCAAGGCCTGCATCCAGCAGGGCGTCGACGTGGTGCTGTTCCAGAACGGACAGTATCGCAATGTAGTCGCCAGCATCGAGACACA GGACGGGTGCCCGCTGCAGCCCGGCTCGAGCCTGCAGAAGGTGCTGCACCTGACGCCCTCGCTGTCCACCAACCGGGACAAGCGCGGCATCGCGCTGGACGGCCAGCTCAAGCGCTCCGACACCACGCTCGCCTCCACCACACT ACTGCTTGACCCGGACCAGCGTGATGCATTCGGCATCGTGGTGAGCTACAGCGCCAAAGTGAAGCTGTACCTGGGAGCTATCAGCGGCGAGCTCGTCGCCGAGTTGCCTTTCATCCTTATGCACCCCAAGGTAACTCGACACACACAAAAACACTTTCTGGAATCAGATAAATAA
- the LOC113493029 gene encoding arrestin homolog isoform X1 encodes MVYNFKVFKKCAPNGKITLYMAKRDFIDHISTVEPIDGVVLLDDEYVRGRKVFGQLVCTFRYGREEDEVMGLNFYKELFLASEQIYPPPEKRNYDLSRVQVPNTARASIICSHITFRERLIKKLGDTAVPFRLSVPAGAPGSVTLQPGLEDDGEPCGVQYYVKIFVGDSEIDRSHRRSTVALGIRKVQYAPAKPGPQPCTVVRKDFVLSPGQLELELTLDKQLYIHGETVAVNMCVRNHSNKVVKKIKACIQQGVDVVLFQNGQYRNVVASIETQDGCPLQPGSSLQKVLHLTPSLSTNRDKRGIALDGQLKRSDTTLASTTLLLDPDQRDAFGIVVSYSAKVKLYLGAISGELVAELPFILMHPKEGRAKMIHADSQADVEMFRQDTVHHQESVEVY; translated from the exons ATGGTGTAcaattttaaagtgtttaagAAGTGCGCTCCTAATGGCAAAATTACCCTGTACATGGCCAAACGTGACTTCATCGACCATATATCTACCGTGGAGCCAATAG ACGGTGTGGTGCTGCTGGACGACGAGTATGTGCGCGGGCGCAAGGTGTTCGGGCAGCTGGTGTGCACGTTCCGCTACGGGCGCGAGGAGGATGAGGTCATGGGCCTTAACTTCTACAAGGAACTGTTCCTGGCTTCGGAGCAGATCTACCCGCCGCCCGAGAAGAGGAACTATGACCTGTCGCGAGTGCAGGTACCGAACACTGCACGGGCCTCGATCATCTGCAGCCATATCACTTTTCGT GAGCGCCTCATTAAGAAGCTGGGCGACACGGCGGTGCCGTTCCGGCTGTCGGTGCCGGCGGGCGCGCCCGGCTCCGTCACCCTGCAGCCCGGCCTCGAGGACGACGGCGAGCCCTGCGGCGTGCAGTACTATGTCAAGATCTTCGTCGGTGATTCTGAGATCGACCGCTCGCACCGCAG GAGTACGGTGGCGCTCGGCATCCGCAAGGTCCAGTACGCGCCGGCCAAGCCCGGGCCGCAGCCCTGCACCGTGGTGCGTAAGGACTTCGTGCTCTCCCCCGGACAGCTGGAATTGGAGCTCACGCTCGATAAGCAG CTGTACATCCACGGTGAGACGGTAGCGGTGAATATGTGCGTCCGCAACCACAGTAATAAGGTGGTGAAAAAGATCAAGGCCTGCATCCAGCAGGGCGTCGACGTGGTGCTGTTCCAGAACGGACAGTATCGCAATGTAGTCGCCAGCATCGAGACACA GGACGGGTGCCCGCTGCAGCCCGGCTCGAGCCTGCAGAAGGTGCTGCACCTGACGCCCTCGCTGTCCACCAACCGGGACAAGCGCGGCATCGCGCTGGACGGCCAGCTCAAGCGCTCCGACACCACGCTCGCCTCCACCACACT ACTGCTTGACCCGGACCAGCGTGATGCATTCGGCATCGTGGTGAGCTACAGCGCCAAAGTGAAGCTGTACCTGGGAGCTATCAGCGGCGAGCTCGTCGCCGAGTTGCCTTTCATCCTTATGCACCCCAAG GAGGGTCGTGCCAAAATGATCCACGCAGACAGCCAGGCGGACGTGGAGATGTTCCGGCAGGACACCGTGCACCACCAGGAGAGCGTCGAGGTGTACTAG
- the LOC113493029 gene encoding arrestin homolog isoform X2, translated as MVYNFKVFKKCAPNGKITLYMAKRDFIDHISTVEPIDGVVLLDDEYVRGRKVFGQLVCTFRYGREEDEVMGLNFYKELFLASEQIYPPPEKRNYDLSRVQERLIKKLGDTAVPFRLSVPAGAPGSVTLQPGLEDDGEPCGVQYYVKIFVGDSEIDRSHRRSTVALGIRKVQYAPAKPGPQPCTVVRKDFVLSPGQLELELTLDKQLYIHGETVAVNMCVRNHSNKVVKKIKACIQQGVDVVLFQNGQYRNVVASIETQDGCPLQPGSSLQKVLHLTPSLSTNRDKRGIALDGQLKRSDTTLASTTLLLDPDQRDAFGIVVSYSAKVKLYLGAISGELVAELPFILMHPKEGRAKMIHADSQADVEMFRQDTVHHQESVEVY; from the exons ATGGTGTAcaattttaaagtgtttaagAAGTGCGCTCCTAATGGCAAAATTACCCTGTACATGGCCAAACGTGACTTCATCGACCATATATCTACCGTGGAGCCAATAG ACGGTGTGGTGCTGCTGGACGACGAGTATGTGCGCGGGCGCAAGGTGTTCGGGCAGCTGGTGTGCACGTTCCGCTACGGGCGCGAGGAGGATGAGGTCATGGGCCTTAACTTCTACAAGGAACTGTTCCTGGCTTCGGAGCAGATCTACCCGCCGCCCGAGAAGAGGAACTATGACCTGTCGCGAGTGCAG GAGCGCCTCATTAAGAAGCTGGGCGACACGGCGGTGCCGTTCCGGCTGTCGGTGCCGGCGGGCGCGCCCGGCTCCGTCACCCTGCAGCCCGGCCTCGAGGACGACGGCGAGCCCTGCGGCGTGCAGTACTATGTCAAGATCTTCGTCGGTGATTCTGAGATCGACCGCTCGCACCGCAG GAGTACGGTGGCGCTCGGCATCCGCAAGGTCCAGTACGCGCCGGCCAAGCCCGGGCCGCAGCCCTGCACCGTGGTGCGTAAGGACTTCGTGCTCTCCCCCGGACAGCTGGAATTGGAGCTCACGCTCGATAAGCAG CTGTACATCCACGGTGAGACGGTAGCGGTGAATATGTGCGTCCGCAACCACAGTAATAAGGTGGTGAAAAAGATCAAGGCCTGCATCCAGCAGGGCGTCGACGTGGTGCTGTTCCAGAACGGACAGTATCGCAATGTAGTCGCCAGCATCGAGACACA GGACGGGTGCCCGCTGCAGCCCGGCTCGAGCCTGCAGAAGGTGCTGCACCTGACGCCCTCGCTGTCCACCAACCGGGACAAGCGCGGCATCGCGCTGGACGGCCAGCTCAAGCGCTCCGACACCACGCTCGCCTCCACCACACT ACTGCTTGACCCGGACCAGCGTGATGCATTCGGCATCGTGGTGAGCTACAGCGCCAAAGTGAAGCTGTACCTGGGAGCTATCAGCGGCGAGCTCGTCGCCGAGTTGCCTTTCATCCTTATGCACCCCAAG GAGGGTCGTGCCAAAATGATCCACGCAGACAGCCAGGCGGACGTGGAGATGTTCCGGCAGGACACCGTGCACCACCAGGAGAGCGTCGAGGTGTACTAG
- the LOC113493029 gene encoding arrestin homolog isoform X5: MVYNFKVFKKCAPNGKITLYMAKRDFIDHISTVEPIDGVVLLDDEYVRGRKVFGQLVCTFRYGREEDEVMGLNFYKELFLASEQIYPPPEKRNYDLSRVQVPNTARASIICSHITFRERLIKKLGDTAVPFRLSVPAGAPGSVTLQPGLEDDGEPCGVQYYVKIFVGDSEIDRSHRRSTVALGIRKVQYAPAKPGPQPCTVVRKDFVLSPGQLELELTLDKQLYIHGETVAVNMCVRNHSNKVVKKIKACIQQGVDVVLFQNGQYRNVVASIETQDGCPLQPGSSLQKVLHLTPSLSTNRDKRGIALDGQLKRSDTTLASTTLRVVPK; encoded by the exons ATGGTGTAcaattttaaagtgtttaagAAGTGCGCTCCTAATGGCAAAATTACCCTGTACATGGCCAAACGTGACTTCATCGACCATATATCTACCGTGGAGCCAATAG ACGGTGTGGTGCTGCTGGACGACGAGTATGTGCGCGGGCGCAAGGTGTTCGGGCAGCTGGTGTGCACGTTCCGCTACGGGCGCGAGGAGGATGAGGTCATGGGCCTTAACTTCTACAAGGAACTGTTCCTGGCTTCGGAGCAGATCTACCCGCCGCCCGAGAAGAGGAACTATGACCTGTCGCGAGTGCAGGTACCGAACACTGCACGGGCCTCGATCATCTGCAGCCATATCACTTTTCGT GAGCGCCTCATTAAGAAGCTGGGCGACACGGCGGTGCCGTTCCGGCTGTCGGTGCCGGCGGGCGCGCCCGGCTCCGTCACCCTGCAGCCCGGCCTCGAGGACGACGGCGAGCCCTGCGGCGTGCAGTACTATGTCAAGATCTTCGTCGGTGATTCTGAGATCGACCGCTCGCACCGCAG GAGTACGGTGGCGCTCGGCATCCGCAAGGTCCAGTACGCGCCGGCCAAGCCCGGGCCGCAGCCCTGCACCGTGGTGCGTAAGGACTTCGTGCTCTCCCCCGGACAGCTGGAATTGGAGCTCACGCTCGATAAGCAG CTGTACATCCACGGTGAGACGGTAGCGGTGAATATGTGCGTCCGCAACCACAGTAATAAGGTGGTGAAAAAGATCAAGGCCTGCATCCAGCAGGGCGTCGACGTGGTGCTGTTCCAGAACGGACAGTATCGCAATGTAGTCGCCAGCATCGAGACACA GGACGGGTGCCCGCTGCAGCCCGGCTCGAGCCTGCAGAAGGTGCTGCACCTGACGCCCTCGCTGTCCACCAACCGGGACAAGCGCGGCATCGCGCTGGACGGCCAGCTCAAGCGCTCCGACACCACGCTCGCCTCCACCACACT GAGGGTCGTGCCAAAATGA
- the LOC113493029 gene encoding arrestin homolog isoform X4, translated as MGLNFYKELFLASEQIYPPPEKRNYDLSRVQVPNTARASIICSHITFRERLIKKLGDTAVPFRLSVPAGAPGSVTLQPGLEDDGEPCGVQYYVKIFVGDSEIDRSHRRSTVALGIRKVQYAPAKPGPQPCTVVRKDFVLSPGQLELELTLDKQLYIHGETVAVNMCVRNHSNKVVKKIKACIQQGVDVVLFQNGQYRNVVASIETQDGCPLQPGSSLQKVLHLTPSLSTNRDKRGIALDGQLKRSDTTLASTTLLLDPDQRDAFGIVVSYSAKVKLYLGAISGELVAELPFILMHPKEGRAKMIHADSQADVEMFRQDTVHHQESVEVY; from the exons ATGGGCCTTAACTTCTACAAGGAACTGTTCCTGGCTTCGGAGCAGATCTACCCGCCGCCCGAGAAGAGGAACTATGACCTGTCGCGAGTGCAGGTACCGAACACTGCACGGGCCTCGATCATCTGCAGCCATATCACTTTTCGT GAGCGCCTCATTAAGAAGCTGGGCGACACGGCGGTGCCGTTCCGGCTGTCGGTGCCGGCGGGCGCGCCCGGCTCCGTCACCCTGCAGCCCGGCCTCGAGGACGACGGCGAGCCCTGCGGCGTGCAGTACTATGTCAAGATCTTCGTCGGTGATTCTGAGATCGACCGCTCGCACCGCAG GAGTACGGTGGCGCTCGGCATCCGCAAGGTCCAGTACGCGCCGGCCAAGCCCGGGCCGCAGCCCTGCACCGTGGTGCGTAAGGACTTCGTGCTCTCCCCCGGACAGCTGGAATTGGAGCTCACGCTCGATAAGCAG CTGTACATCCACGGTGAGACGGTAGCGGTGAATATGTGCGTCCGCAACCACAGTAATAAGGTGGTGAAAAAGATCAAGGCCTGCATCCAGCAGGGCGTCGACGTGGTGCTGTTCCAGAACGGACAGTATCGCAATGTAGTCGCCAGCATCGAGACACA GGACGGGTGCCCGCTGCAGCCCGGCTCGAGCCTGCAGAAGGTGCTGCACCTGACGCCCTCGCTGTCCACCAACCGGGACAAGCGCGGCATCGCGCTGGACGGCCAGCTCAAGCGCTCCGACACCACGCTCGCCTCCACCACACT ACTGCTTGACCCGGACCAGCGTGATGCATTCGGCATCGTGGTGAGCTACAGCGCCAAAGTGAAGCTGTACCTGGGAGCTATCAGCGGCGAGCTCGTCGCCGAGTTGCCTTTCATCCTTATGCACCCCAAG GAGGGTCGTGCCAAAATGATCCACGCAGACAGCCAGGCGGACGTGGAGATGTTCCGGCAGGACACCGTGCACCACCAGGAGAGCGTCGAGGTGTACTAG